A segment of the Sphingobacterium oryzagri genome:
AATCAGTTTTTATTCTAAATTAGTAAACTCTGTGAGTCTTGAAATGAATTTTATAGATATAGCCGAACTAAACATATCAACAGAACTAAACGTTTTGAAACGTGATACTCAACGCAATAGTTTGTTATTGTATCAACATAAAGGTGATTTTTTTGCTGATAATACAAGAATAGGTAATGCTAACCAAAAAGATGCATATGCTAAATTTTTAAAGGTATTAGAAAAAGCAAAAAAAGACAATTCAGATCTTGTCCTTACTCCAGAGTATTCTTGCCCAGTAAGTATCATTACAAATATCATAGCTACTGAGGATATTCAACCGCTAACGAACAAGATTTGGATTTTGGGAGGCGAATCAATTAGTAAAGAGGAACTAGGTCAGTTAAGTGATACTAATCAAGAAAATGTTTTAGTTTATTTTGAAAATGACGTTTTAGATTCAAATAAAAGATATTTAGACCCATTATACTATATTTTTAGAGGAGTACATAATGGTGTGACTAAGTTGATTGTTCTTATTCAGTTTAAAACAAGACATATGGGAGTTTGGTCAGATGATGTGGAAAGGAACAATTTAATAGAAGGGAATAATATTTATATAATCAAAAATAGTAACACGTCTGTTAGATTGATATCTTTTATATGTTCTGAGGCTATGAATGTTAGAACAGATTTAAGCCAACAAGTTAAAAAAGATATTTTATGGGATGACATGCCATTTCTTATACTCCATCCTCAAATCAATCCCGACCCTTCACATCAGAATTTTGTGGATTTTAGAAAGTTTATTTTAGACACCGAAAAAAAAGAAGTTATCTCACTTAATTGGGGACTGAATACTTTTTTTAATGGCAAAAATTGGTACTCGGCAAGAGGCAATACAGCAAGAAGTGGTATTTTTTTCAAAACAGATGAATTAAATTACGATAACAGTCGACTAATTAGAAACCATAGAAAAGGATTGTTTTTTTTACATATCAGTAAGAATAAGTTTGTTTATTATTTTGATGGTGTTCCTGAATTATTCCATATAGAAAATCCACCAGTACATATTAACGAAGGAGAAGCCCCTCAAAGAAGAAGAGAAGGTCCCGAAGTTATGGAAATATACCATTTTGGTAATGCTGCGTCAACTTTTGATTTGATTCAAGCCACTGATGATAAACATTTACAGTTTTTTGAAGATAGGGGAGTCGCTAATCATTTTCTACTTAATGCGGATAACTCAATCGTGGATAAAGAAAGACTAATAAATATTTCCACCGGCAAAATCAATGGTAAGCTTGAAAACAAATGGTATGAAGTTATTTATTTAAAGAGCTTTAATCTAAAAGAAGCGGATGAGTGTAATTGTAGAATGACATATGTAGAAGATACATATGATTCAAGTGAAACGATTAGAACCCTTAACTGCGCTAATCTAATAGAATTGGATCAAGCGATTCTACCGAATAAATCCCAATACCCGGAAAGTATTAAAGATCTTACTCAATATAATATTATTCTCTCGTATTCTCATGACGCATCTACATATAAATACAAGTATAATTTAACAAATGATAAAGGTGAAATAAGGAAAGCGACAATTTGTTATTTAGGTAATGTTTCGGTTAGTCAGGTCAATAATACCTATGATGAATTACAAAAACTATTTGAAGAGGGGACGGAGGGAAAAAGGAGAATAGTTGTTTTTTATAAAAACGGAACAGAGATACGTTCTAAATATGATGAAGATGCTGGCAGTATTACAAATCCTTCTAATGATAACAGTTCAATTTTCTAAAAAAAATTATGAGTATTTCCACAATTATTGATAAATCAAAAGAATTATTTACTCAATTTGAGCCGATTAATGATACTTTGTATAAAGGCAACTATCAAATAAATGATAAATTAGCTGGAATCTATTTTTTAAATTTTAGTGAAAGGATAAGTGAAGAGGATTTTGAAGAACTTCAATACAAATATTTGGCTGAAGAGTTTTACAAAAATGAAGATAGTCTCCAATGGAATATATATTTACTCTTCATTAATAGCACCTTTAATGACGGACTTAAGTCAAAGATATTATCTAACGATAAATATGCTCGCAAATTAATCTTCAAAGAAGATGAGTTTCTAGATTATTTTGAGTTGGAAGACTCGGATCGAACTTCTTTGCCAAACATAGTTTCTGAATGGAAAAATGAACTTAAAAGTGTAGATTTACAAGAAGTGTATAGTGAAGCCACATACGTTGAGGCAGTTGATAATTTTCTTAAAAACTCATCTGTGAAAGAAGTTAGCGATGGGGTTACAGGTAGTTTAATAAGTACAATAACAGTAGATAAAATATCAAGTATCAATCTCAAAGAAAATTATAGACATTTTCCGTTGGTGAGAAATTTTAATTTTGGCACAGTAAATTTGATTAATGGTGTAAACGGATCAGGAAAAACAAGTTTACTCGAATCAATTGAACTCATTTTAACTGGCAAGTCAAATAGAAATAGTGATAAGGACGAAGAAACGGGATCTATAAGTGCTGTTTTAAATAATAATATTGAGGAAGTCTACACTCCAAACGTTACCGGAAAATATAAATCAAGAGATGTTAAGTGGTACAGTCGGAATCATCTTGTAAGAGGGAACAATTGTTACCAATCGTTCAATCAATTTAATTTTTTTAATACTGATGCTGCTTACCAGTTTGCATCTTCAGACCACGAAGATCAGATTAATGAATCGTTAAAACAAATTGTTCTAGGAGCTGAATATACATTTTTGAGAGATAGAATTCGGGGTTTTGAAGGAAGGCTAAGACCTGAGCTAAATATTGTTGAAAGAGAATTAAAAGAGCAAAAGGAGTTAATAGAAAGTCATACACAATTAATCCATGTTTTAAAAGCTGATAGCAATTTTGAAGATATAAAAAAAAATATAGCAGGTAATGTCCTAGCGCTTCAATATAAAAACACATTCTCTGCCGATGATTATTCAATTTCAAATTTGTATATCAATGAGATAAAGACGGAAATCGAATACATTCTCAATCAAAATCTTGTTTTTGACCTTAACTCCCTTGATAAATTAAAAAGTGAAATTGATGAGCAAGTAGATACAGTAAATTCTCTAATTAATGAGTACAATGAAAGAAATGCTCAGCGAATCGATTTGTTTAAACAACATAAATCTCTAAGAGTTAAACGTGATAAAATAAAATCAATTCTTAAATATTTTGTCATTGAAGATTATGGAAACATCGAAGATAGTGAGGAGCAACTTCAAAAGCATAATTTGAAATTATCAAAATTAGAAAAGATTAAAAACGAGTTTTCTATGTTAGAACTTGATTCTTTTCTGAATGAGAATAAACGATTTAAGGATTTGCAAAATTCCAGGAACGAAGATTTTCAAAAAGTTAGTTCTGACAGAAAAGAGATAGAAAATGAAATAAAAATATTAAGTGATAATTTTTCGGCTGTTGATGATATACTTAACAAAATCAAGTTATTGGGTAAAGATTTTTTATCTCACCATGAACATTCCCAAAGCTGTCCTCTATGTGAGCAGCAAATTTCCCATAGTGAACTATTTGCTAAGCTAGATAACGATTTCAAAAATAATGTTGACAAGAGCATATTGGAGGAGAGATCAAAAAAACTAGCGGGATTAAAAACGAAAGAAGTAAACTTATTTTTTGAATTAAATACGTTAAATGGTTTAGAATTTATAGTTCAGCAAGAAGTGCCGGATTATGAAAGATTGACTGTAAACGAGATTGTATCCCACTTAAATTTTATTTTAAATGGAGAAGCATTAGTACTACAGGAGAAAATAAGGATTGAAACAACTTTAGCGCAGGTAACAGCAATTGGAGGTTCTGTTTCAGAGTTCAAATCATTAAGGGAAGAAATTGTTACATATTTGAATTCTGATAATTCTTTTGAAAAAAGGGATATAGATAAGATTTTATTGCGTTTAGAAGATGATATTAAGGAAATAGTCGATGATGTTGAAAAACTGAGTCAAGAGAATGATCTACTTATTTCGAACTTAAGTAAGTCGCTTCAGCTTAAGGAAGCCGTAGACAATATTTCTGAAATATTAGCTGGAATAAAATCTCAGAGCGTAAAAGTGAAGGCTTTAGAGCGTAGCTTCATTAAAGTTAAAGTATATCTAGACCTTCAAGATGACCAATCTATAACAGACTTAAGTAAAGCTTTATACATTTTAGAAGAAAATATCAAATCTCTCAGAGACTCAGAGAATAGACAACAAGAGCTACAATGAGTTACAAAAGAATTAGAAGACGCAAAATCTTTCATTTCGAAAAGTACACTTAAACATAATCGTCTTAAAAAAGCTGTAGAGACACTTCAAAAACTAAAATCAAATGATGGTGAGAGTGTTTTAGCAAATTATTTTAATGACAATTTGAAAGAAATAAAGGACATATTTAAAACAATCCACGCACCACATGAGTTTACAGATTTGAAATTTGAGAATAAGAGATTGGCTTTGTATAAAAATGATGTTAAACATTCAGTAAGTCAAATAAGTACCGGGCAAAGAGCCGCATTAGCAATATCTATTTTTATTAGTCTTAACCGAAAGCTGAAGAATGGTCCGAATGTTATAATATTCGATGATCCTGTTACTTTTATTGACGATTTCAATGCTCTATCTTTCTTGGATTTTTTAAGATATTTTATTGTCAAGGAAAATAAACAAATATTCTTTGCAACCGCTAATAAGAAGTTCTCAACCTTATTTAAGAAAAAGTTTGAATTTTTGCAAAACGATTATAAGGAGTTTTATTTGGAGCGGTAAACATCGTTCGGAAACCCCCATTCTCTTTGGTTAACTCTTAACCCATAATGTTATTGACTTAGCCACAGAAACAGATAAGAAAAATTTTGAGCTTAATTTAAAAGCGATTGATGAGAAAATCGATAAAAAAAATATAACATTATGGTTTTACTTTTTAAGTTCCAAAGTGAGATTATAGTGTGACAAATTTAATTCGACAAATATTAAACAGGCTATTTGATTAAAGGACGGTGTGAACAAATTATCTTCATATGTAGTTCTGGCTTATGTTTTCCAAAAGAAGATAAAAATATTGAAGATCCATCAATATGTAAAGGATTTTTCCTCTTTCATTTGTGGTTTGCCAAACCTCCAATCTTGCTCGTGGCTGTGATGGATTTTGCTATTTACAGGGTTTGGAGACTGAGTACTTCGAACAGAAGGATTGTTATTATCGGGGAACTTTTCTATCTTTATGATTACAAAGTACATTGAATGATTGGAAAAGGTCTGCCAAGATAGTTCGAAAGCCTACAAATTAGGATATACTAAAAGGTACCTATTCGGTTACCTATCTTGATCTTTTACTTGTTAACTATAGTATAATCAATGATTTAGGGGTGTGGTGGGAAATCCTGCCACCCCGACAAAAAAAAGCTCTGACGAAAGTCAGGGCTTTTTTTGTGGTTGGCAGATTCGAACGGATCAAGCTGAATTCTTGGGGAGCATTAAATAAATTCTTAGTTTAGCACTTTTAAAATATACTACTTTGCAAGACGCTGAACGTAAACTACTGGCTTTATTGATGCCCGAAGGGCTGTTGGATTATTTCGATATTATGGATGTTAGACAGGTAAACAAGGAACTCCATATTCATCTGGAGGAAAAGAACCTTGTTCCTGCCGGTTATCAGGATAGTAAACTGGCCTCCAAAGGCTTTATGCCCGTTTCGCAAATCAAAGACTTTCCCATTCGTGGTCAGAAAGTTACCTTGCATATCAAACGCAGAAGATGGACCGTGCTAGATACCCAACAGATCATTACCAGAGATTGGGATCTTGCTTACAAAGGTGCTCGGATGACTACGGAATTCGGGCTTTTTTTAAAGGGGATATTTGGATAACTATCCTATCAGTGCCCATCTGTTGGCACTGCTGTTTCAGTTGGATGGCAAACAGCTTCAGGATCAGTACAAAAACCATTTAAGCGACTTTCATGATTGGGATCAGAAACCTCATGCAGAACAGTGGACGGTATTTACAGGAAATATATCCGAACGGCTCAGTATCGACGAGACCAGTTTCAGCAATGGTGAACTGTATACGATCGTAAGCAGCAAGACTGCCAAGGGAAAGAAAGGAACCATCCTGGCCACGATTAAAGGAACAAAAGCAGAAGATATCATCGCGGTATTGGAGCGTATCCCACTTAAGCTGAGGAACAAAGTCCGGGAAGTAACAATGGATATGGCTCCCAATATGGCTAAGGCTATCCGCAGGTGTTTTATGAATGCCCGAAGGGTCATTGACAGATTCCATGTGCAGAAACTTGTTTACGACGCCGTTCAGGAACTTCGTATAAAGTATCGTTGGGAAGTGTTGGATGAGGAAAGTAAACAGATCGCCAGCGCACGTAAAAAAGGTATTCTCTATGATCCTGAAGTGTTACCTAATGGTGATACAATCAAACAGTTGCTGGCAAGATCAAGATATTTGTTATTCAAGCATCCTTCCAAATGGACAGTAAGTCAAAAGCACCGCGCAGAGCTATTATTTCTGCGATTTCCCTTATTAAAAAAGGCATATGGTCTTGGGATGGCACTTGGGGACATCTTCAACAAATGCAAGGATAAGCAACTGGCTTTTACCAAGCTTGGTCTATGGCACAATCAAGTAGAAAATTCTGGTATACCATCTTTTGAGAGTGTTGCCCGTTCGATAGCTGCACACCATACCGATATACTCCACTATTTTGACAACAGAAGTACCAATGCTTCAGCGGAGTCTTTTAATGCCAAATTAAAGGCATTTAGGAGTCTATTTCGTGGCGTAAGGGATACACCATTTTTTCTGTACAGGGTGATGAAATTATATGCTTAAAATTATCTCTCCCCAAGAATTCAGCTTGATCCATTCGAACCGTGGTTCGATCCGTTGGAGGCTCAGGGTGTTGTGCGGGATAGTGCGGACTGAGCCAATCCTGCCACCCCGACAAAAAAGCTCTGACGAAAGTCAGGGCTTTTTTTGTGGTTGGCAGATTCGAACCGTGGTTCGATCCGTCGGAGGCTCAGGGTGTTGTGCGGGATAGCGCGGGCTGAGCCAATCCTGCCACCCCGACAACACTTACAACAAGTAAGATCGAAAACCCGCAAATCTCACGATTAAGCGGGTTTTTTTATTTTTTCCGAAGCATAATCCTGCAAACAATATCAATAAAAATGTGAGCAATTAGGTGAGTAAATTTTAGCGTATAAAATTTACTCACCTCGCAATGCGATAAGCAGCGTCTTATAGGATGTAGATCGTGGCACGGGGTATGAAGTTTTGTCTTTTACCCAGTCTCACGATAGCTTTCTGTATTGCGAAGAACCGTCAATAGATTTTGTCATTATAAACAGAATATATATGGACAATAAAAATGTGAACACTTTCGGAATCCACTTTATTATCCGAAGTCCCAAAAATCAGAAAAGTAAATTGGTATCAGTTTATGCAAGGATATCTGTCAACGGTCGACGTGCGGAGATATCCCTAAAGAGAAAAGTGTCTCCGGATCAATGGAGCGATTTAAAAGGTCGAGCGAAGGGGAGGAGCGAAGAAGTGGTAAAACTTAATACCCATATTGACCGTATGCGGACATTGATAGCTGAAGCCTATCATAGTTTAGTTGAAAAAGGGAAGGTCGTTACAGTTTAAACTATCAAAAATTGTATTGCTGGTAAGGATGATAGTTTGGTGAGTCTGTGTGGTTTGATGGAATATCACAACAGTGAATGTGCCGGCAGTTTAGCCCAAGGTACAATGAAAAACTATTACACAACACAGCGGTATGTAAAGAGCTTCCTTAAAAGCTGCTATAACGGAGATATAGCACTCCCCGAGCTAATTTATAAATTCATTATTGATTTCGAACGCTATCTACAGCGCTTTCAACCGCTAGCCCATCACAAAAAGCTGGCGAACAATGGGGTGATGAAGCATATGGAGCGCTTGCGTAAAATGGTGAATTTGGCGGCGAGGTTTGATTGGATAGATAAAGATCCGTTCTCAAAGTATAAACTTCATTTCAATAAAACAGAACGCGGGTATCTTACTCAGGAAGAACTGAGCAAAATACAGGTCAAAAGCTTTTGTATTGAACGTTTGCAGTTAGTTAAAGATATGTTCATGTTTTGCTATTACACTGGTCTTGCTTATGTTGATATGATCAACCTCACTGCCGATAACGTGATAAAAGGAATTGATGGGGATACTGGTTAAACACGCAGCGACAAAAAAACGATACCGTGGTAAAGGTTCCACTTCTCCCACATGCCTTAGCTCTAATCGAAAAATATCAAGTACACCCAAAAGCTTCCAATGAACGTCGTCTATTCCCGGTAATATCCAATGAACGTATGAACGGTTATCTAAAAGAGATTGCTGATATATGCGGGATCACAAAGAACTTGACTTTCCATCTTGCTAGGCATACATTTGCAACGACGATAACACTAAGCAACGGTGTTCCTATAGAATCTGTTAGCAGTATGTTGGGACATAACAGTATTAGAACTACGCAGATTTATGCTAAGGTTATTGAGGACAAGTTGAGTAAAGATATGTTTGATTTAAGAGATAAGATGAAACCCCCAAGTCAACTCTAAGTAGAAATTGAAAAGAGCTTTATTTTGGGCCGTTTTAATTTTTAAGCCTATTTATTTTTTTAATAGACTGATAATCATTTTTTTGATAACTTGTATGAGATTGTCCGTTTCAATTTTAACAAGAATGTAATGATCAGATAGAAGATAATCATCAGAACAAAATTGAAAGGTATTAGCCAATATCCTAAAATCTCGTACTGCTGCATTTCGGGGCCGTTCTCTAAAATACCATAATTAACAAGCTTACCATCTTGGTAAAAAAGACCCGTATTTTTTGGGAATAGCAATTTTCCGAAAATCAAAGCTAGAAAAGAAAATAGGAATATGTAAAGAAAAAAGAATACAGTATATATCAATCCATTTGAAAGGTTTAGTATTAATGCTTTAAAAACATGTATTGGATTGAATGTTTTTGTTGCTTGGAGAAGTTTTTTTTCAGCTATTAAAGGTTTAAGTACCTCGTTCGGTACTCCTAAACGTTCCAAAGTGTCTATGAGACTGACTAATTCGCTAGTTTCATTACTTCTTGCAATTAAGCTTTCATATATATGGCTACTTATTTCCGCTAGAATATCATTTCGATCTTCCTTGGAAAGCACCTTTGTTGCTGACTCGATTTGTTTTAAATAATTTTCATAAATCTTTTGAGCATTACTATCTGAAAACTGTATTTTTTTGAAAGTCATAATTTTTTATTGTAGTTTGTTTAGAATCTTGGACAACTCCGTCCATTGTGTTTTCATCTCTTCTAGGACGTACTTTCCTTTCTCAGTTAAAAAGTAGTACTTCCTCGGAAGGCCAGTTTCTTGTTCTACCCATTTAGAACTAAGTAAATCTTCGGTTTTCAATCTATTCATGAGGGGATAAAGAGTTCCTTCAGCAATTTGGATTTCGGTAAGATTTTTCATTTTTTCAATAAGCTCATAACCATACAGCTCTTCCTTACTCAGAAAGAGGAGGACAATAAAAGGTAGCGAGCCCTTTTTCAACTGGGATTTCCATTTGGGAATAAACTCATGTTCCATTCAACAAAGATAGTAAAATACATAGTAATCCAATGTATTTTGTTAGATTTGTTAGCATAACTTTATGATTACTTGAAAAATAGTCGGTCCTAGGAGTCAACTTACCAATGAAATGTTTCTTTTTCAGCTCGCCAAAGCCTTCATTTTCTAGACTTATTCTAAGAGAATAAAATTTAAGTTTGTTCTAACAACCTTTTTTTCAACATATCTTTAAACTGAAGCTGATGAATTAACTCCAACCACAGCTTCCAAAGCTAAACTTTCATATTTTTCAATAATAATTTTATCATCTTATGCTTATTGGAAAGGTTATATTAAATGAAAAGATATGATGCAATTGTTGTTGGCGCGGGGCTAAACGGTTTTGTCGCAGCAATCACTTTCAACAATAAGGTCTCTCAACATTATTAATAGAAAAGGATGATGAGATCTATGGAGGATTACGAACCAAAGAGCTTACTTGCTCTGGTTTTGAACATGATTTATGTTCTACGATTTATCCGATAATATTGGCCTCACCGTTCTTTAATAATTTACCGCTGACTTCGCATGGGTTGTCATTTGTGTTGCCAAAATATTCAAATGCAAATCCTCTTGTTGATGAAAACCCTGCTATACTATATAATAATCTTGCAGATACTGCTTATGATCATCTATCTTTTCATTACAGAAACCCAATCAAGTATCTTTATTTTACTTCGATGATTTTAAATTTCCGAATCTAAAATTTTAGTTTATTTTGGGGAGGAATAATTTGTGAAAAGGACAGTTTTTTGGTGAAAGGCAACGATTGCTTTTACGAATAAGCCCCCAATATAGCACTATTATCGAGGGCTTTACTTTTGTGTGTAAAAATTGTAAAGAACTTCTATTGTAGTTCAGAAAAACAACACATTCCTAACGACTTTTCGTTTGATTGGTCATCATCGTAATCATGCTATTTTTAGACTTAAAGACGCTTTCTATGGGAATCGTCTTTATTTTGAGCATTTCATCTTTATATTTTTCGATTTTGGATAAAATTTGTGGGATTTCCTTAGTGTACTTTATGCTGTGAATACTAGTTTGATCAAATGCGGTTTCGGTTTCAATCACAAGTCCCGGTAGACCATCAAAAATTTCGGGCCCAACCATGATAGGAACCTCTGACGTAAACCAAACTGCACAATAGTTTAAATTGTTTAAAATAGCTTTCGTGCAATTATATTTTCCTATTTTCCTAGTCTCGTCGGTAATTTTCCATTGAAGAGTTGAGATATTACCAGCGAAATTATGTGAAGCTCCCGCAACATTTTCCTTTCCATATATCTCTCCATCAGAATCTTTAAGAACAAATTCGTAATTACCTCCAGAGTTAACTCCGTTTACTAGTGTGGTAGAATCTAAATGATAAATTGAATGATTTGTTTTGGTATCAAGAGTTAGAGTAAAGTAATATTTTTGTTCACCTATCATTGATATTACATTATTTCTTTCAGACTGATCAGGAATCTGCTTACTTAGAACATCTACGATCAATGGAGACAGCGCTGTGGATACATAATTTATCACAATGTAACGTCCATCTTCTCTTGAATTTACTTGAGCCGGAACAGCTTTAGATAAAAGAATTAATATGAAACTGAAAATGCTTGCATAAATAATAAAGCTTGGTGTAGTTTTTTTTGTTTGTGTTTTCATAAAATTAATTTATTTGAATTTATATTTAAAAAAAATCAGTGCATATCGTATAACTGCGTCATTACTAACTAGTGTGTTGATTCCTTGGTTTATAATTATGTAGTTGTTGTATGTGACGTTGTCAAATACTGGAAAGAAGTCGTCTACATTTCTCCCCCTAATTCCGAAAGCAGTTTGCTTATGATGGTATTCAAGATGGAAGTTTACATTTCTTCGTACCAGTTTATTTCCATAAAGACGGTCGGTCCAATACAGGAAATTTACACGCCCCTCGAATCCACCTTTTCTGACTATTGCCTCGAAGCTCGATTTAAAACTTTGTGCGTCAAAACTTTGGTTTAGAGAATTAACTTTGAAAGCATTGGCTTTACTTTGGATATTGAAGTTAATAACGCTGGAATTTAAAGTTTCCAATTTAACGCCTAATATCGGGCCTTTTTGTACCATCTCAAATTCTGATAATCCATTGAAGGCGGTATTTATTGCATGTTGATACCCTATTTCTCCAGACGCCGTTACAGGGTAGTTGGACGAAAACATTCTTATTGCACCATCTACTTTAGCGGTTATGGTTCTAGATAGGGGGGAATTTCTCGTTTCAAATATTCTTACTCCTGAATTGTTCAATTGTAAGAAATTCTGATTTAGCATGCCCTTGCTAAGCGTATGATTGGCCGAAATACCCCAAGATCTTCCTTTAAATAAATTGTTGTACGCGTAGCCAATGCTATGACGGTCATTCCTATTGAACGAATTAATTAATCGTTCGTTGCCTAGGCTAATATCCATGTAATTGATGATTCTATCTACCGCATAGTCTATATGATTTAGGTTGTATTCCCTATTAGCAACTACGTAGTATCTATATAATCTTTTGTCATAGCTAAAATCTAACTTAAATGGAAGGAAGAAATGCTGTGTTCGTTGGATATCGTAAAAGCTTAATTGTATTTGCGTCTTATAGTTTATATACTTGAGGAGCTCTTCTCCAGATACTCCGAACATTAGCATTTGGTGTATCGCATTTCTCGTTGTTTTATTTGGGCTGCTGCTTTGGATATTAACTGCGGTTTCCTTCATTCGCTCGATTTGATATTGAGTCCATGGCATAAAACCCAACTTATTCCTGTATTGCAATTTGGTGGAAAAGGAAAGATTAGATTTTGATATCTCTGGTGAAAATAACGATTGTTCGTTTACATTATCTTGTACGCTACTTAAGTTATTAGATTGTTCGATCTGAGTTCGTTCGTAGTTTAGCTCATTGTTCCAAAGATATTTATTCCCGAAACGTTGTGAATGATGGAGTGTGTGATTCATGCGAATGTTATCACTGTTTCCTAAAGACGAAACATTAAAACTTCTGTCAAAATTCTCTTTAGGTAGATCAATATGGCTATTCCGGCTATCCTTATGTTGAATTATGTGTGCGTTCAGTTGATAACCTACAAGCATATCAGTATTTGGTTTCCAGTCGAATGAAGTCGCATTGAAAAGTGTATTATACCTATCTGAATTAATGTTATTTTGTGACTGTATTGGATGTCCTTCAGGTGATATACTAGAAACTCCCTCGCTGGCAGTCCTGTCGTTCGCAAGATAGTACCATGTTGAATTCATACGTATAGTTTCTTTTTGGAGTCTCAATGTCGCTGTGGATGTAGAACGTGAATCATGTGTTCGGGCGACGTTTTGATCAAATAGACCGTTTACAAGTCCAGTCTCCATAGCAGAAAATTTACCTTGCCTATTAAATATTGCATTTATTTCACGGCTAGATAGCGG
Coding sequences within it:
- a CDS encoding AAA family ATPase → MSISTIIDKSKELFTQFEPINDTLYKGNYQINDKLAGIYFLNFSERISEEDFEELQYKYLAEEFYKNEDSLQWNIYLLFINSTFNDGLKSKILSNDKYARKLIFKEDEFLDYFELEDSDRTSLPNIVSEWKNELKSVDLQEVYSEATYVEAVDNFLKNSSVKEVSDGVTGSLISTITVDKISSINLKENYRHFPLVRNFNFGTVNLINGVNGSGKTSLLESIELILTGKSNRNSDKDEETGSISAVLNNNIEEVYTPNVTGKYKSRDVKWYSRNHLVRGNNCYQSFNQFNFFNTDAAYQFASSDHEDQINESLKQIVLGAEYTFLRDRIRGFEGRLRPELNIVERELKEQKELIESHTQLIHVLKADSNFEDIKKNIAGNVLALQYKNTFSADDYSISNLYINEIKTEIEYILNQNLVFDLNSLDKLKSEIDEQVDTVNSLINEYNERNAQRIDLFKQHKSLRVKRDKIKSILKYFVIEDYGNIEDSEEQLQKHNLKLSKLEKIKNEFSMLELDSFLNENKRFKDLQNSRNEDFQKVSSDRKEIENEIKILSDNFSAVDDILNKIKLLGKDFLSHHEHSQSCPLCEQQISHSELFAKLDNDFKNNVDKSILEERSKKLAGLKTKEVNLFFELNTLNGLEFIVQQEVPDYERLTVNEIVSHLNFILNGEALVLQEKIRIETTLAQVTAIGGSVSEFKSLREEIVTYLNSDNSFEKRDIDKILLRLEDDIKEIVDDVEKLSQENDLLISNLSKSLQLKEAVDNISEILAGIKSQSVKVKALERSFIKVKVYLDLQDDQSITDLSKALYILEENIKSLRDSENRQQELQ
- a CDS encoding ABC transporter ATP-binding protein, coding for MKEIKDIFKTIHAPHEFTDLKFENKRLALYKNDVKHSVSQISTGQRAALAISIFISLNRKLKNGPNVIIFDDPVTFIDDFNALSFLDFLRYFIVKENKQIFFATANKKFSTLFKKKFEFLQNDYKEFYLER
- a CDS encoding ISAon1 family transposase N-terminal region protein, which gives rise to MQDAERKLLALLMPEGLLDYFDIMDVRQVNKELHIHLEEKNLVPAGYQDSKLASKGFMPVSQIKDFPIRGQKVTLHIKRRRWTVLDTQQIITRDWDLAYKGARMTTEFGLFLKGIFG
- a CDS encoding ISAon1 family transposase; this encodes MDNYPISAHLLALLFQLDGKQLQDQYKNHLSDFHDWDQKPHAEQWTVFTGNISERLSIDETSFSNGELYTIVSSKTAKGKKGTILATIKGTKAEDIIAVLERIPLKLRNKVREVTMDMAPNMAKAIRRCFMNARRVIDRFHVQKLVYDAVQELRIKYRWEVLDEESKQIASARKKGILYDPEVLPNGDTIKQLLARSRYLLFKHPSKWTVSQKHRAELLFLRFPLLKKAYGLGMALGDIFNKCKDKQLAFTKLGLWHNQVENSGIPSFESVARSIAAHHTDILHYFDNRSTNASAESFNAKLKAFRSLFRGVRDTPFFLYRVMKLYA
- a CDS encoding Arm DNA-binding domain-containing protein, translating into MDNKNVNTFGIHFIIRSPKNQKSKLVSVYARISVNGRRAEISLKRKVSPDQWSDLKGRAKGRSEEVVKLNTHIDRMRTLIAEAYHSLVEKGKVVTV
- a CDS encoding site-specific integrase, whose product is MKNYYTTQRYVKSFLKSCYNGDIALPELIYKFIIDFERYLQRFQPLAHHKKLANNGVMKHMERLRKMVNLAARFDWIDKDPFSKYKLHFNKTERGYLTQEELSKIQVKSFCIERLQLVKDMFMFCYYTGLAYVDMINLTADNVIKGIDGDTG
- a CDS encoding site-specific integrase, with the translated sequence MVKVPLLPHALALIEKYQVHPKASNERRLFPVISNERMNGYLKEIADICGITKNLTFHLARHTFATTITLSNGVPIESVSSMLGHNSIRTTQIYAKVIEDKLSKDMFDLRDKMKPPSQL
- a CDS encoding HAAS signaling domain-containing protein, producing MTFKKIQFSDSNAQKIYENYLKQIESATKVLSKEDRNDILAEISSHIYESLIARSNETSELVSLIDTLERLGVPNEVLKPLIAEKKLLQATKTFNPIHVFKALILNLSNGLIYTVFFFLYIFLFSFLALIFGKLLFPKNTGLFYQDGKLVNYGILENGPEMQQYEILGYWLIPFNFVLMIIFYLIITFLLKLKRTISYKLSKK
- a CDS encoding PadR family transcriptional regulator, whose translation is MEHEFIPKWKSQLKKGSLPFIVLLFLSKEELYGYELIEKMKNLTEIQIAEGTLYPLMNRLKTEDLLSSKWVEQETGLPRKYYFLTEKGKYVLEEMKTQWTELSKILNKLQ
- a CDS encoding GLPGLI family protein produces the protein MKTQTKKTTPSFIIYASIFSFILILLSKAVPAQVNSREDGRYIVINYVSTALSPLIVDVLSKQIPDQSERNNVISMIGEQKYYFTLTLDTKTNHSIYHLDSTTLVNGVNSGGNYEFVLKDSDGEIYGKENVAGASHNFAGNISTLQWKITDETRKIGKYNCTKAILNNLNYCAVWFTSEVPIMVGPEIFDGLPGLVIETETAFDQTSIHSIKYTKEIPQILSKIEKYKDEMLKIKTIPIESVFKSKNSMITMMTNQTKSR